The Acidimicrobiales bacterium nucleotide sequence CCCAGGCCAGGACGTCGTCGGCCAGGAGAACGTCGAGGATCTCGCCCAGGCGGTCCCGCAGCTCGGGGGCCTCGACGGGGACCAGCGCCTCGATGCGCCGGTCCATGTTCCGCCGCATGAGGTCCGCCGACCCGATGAGGTAGCGCACGGGCCCGGCGGCCTCGTCGCCGAAGGCGAAGATCCTCGAGTGCTCGAGGTAGCGCCCCACGATCGAACGGACGCGGATGTTGTCGGAGAGGCCGGGGACGCCGGGCCGCACGCAGCACATGCCCCGTACGACGAGGTCGATCCGCACGCCGGCCGCCGACGCCCGGTACAGGGCGTCGATCACCGGGCGGTCGACCAGGCTGTTCACCTTCATGCGGATGCGCCCGGGGCGCTCACCTCCGCACTCGCCGTCGATGAGGTCGATGATGCGCGCCCGCAGCTGCGTCGGGGCGAGCACGAGCTTGCGGTAGCGCTGCTGGCGGCTGTAGCCGGTGAGGAAGTTGAACAGGTCGCTGAGGTCGGCGCCGAGGTCGTCGTCGCTCGAGAGCAGCCCCAGGTCCTCGTAGGTGCGCGCCGTCTTGGGGTTGTAGTTGCCCGTGCCCACGTGGCAGTAGCGGCGGATGCCGTCCTCCTCCTGGCGGACGACCAGTGCGGTCTTGCTGTGCGTCTTGTAGCCGACCAGGCCGTAGACCACGTGGACGCCCGCCTCCTCCAGGGCGCGGGCCCAGGCGATGTTCGCCTCCTCGTCGAACCTCGCCTTCAGCTCGACGAGGACCGAGACCTGCTTCCCGCGCTCGGCCGCCCGGATGAGCGCCTCCACGATGGGGCTGTCGCCCGACGTGCGGTACAGCGTCTGCTTGATGGCGAGCACGGCCGGGTCGGCGGCGGCCTGGCGGATGAACGCCTCGACCGTGGTGGTGAACGACTCGTAGGGGTGGTGCACCAGGACGTCGCCCCGGCGCACGGCGGCGAACACGTCGGGCCGGTCGTCGGCCAAGGGGGGCGGGGTCAGCCCGGCCCACGGCTCGTCCTTGAGGTCGGGCCGGTCGAGGTCGTGCAGCGCCCAGAGCCCGCCCAGGCCCAGGGGGGCGGCGACCTCGTAGACGTCCTCGGGGCCGAGCTCCAGCTCCCGCTCCAGCAGCGACCGGGCCTCGCGCGAGATCGTGGCGTCGACCTCCAGGCGGACGGCCTGGCCGAACCGGCGTTGCCGGAGCTCCATCTCCACGGCGGCGAGGAGGTCGTCCGCCTCCTCGGCGTCGGCCTGGAGGGTGAGGTCGGTGTTGCGGGTGACGCGGAACGCGAAGTGGCACTCGATGACCATGCCGGGGAAGAGCGAGTCGAGGTGGGCCGAGATCGCCTGCTCCAGGGGGAGGAACCGCTCGCCGTCCGGCATGGCCAGGAACCGGGGGAGCACGGGCGGGACCTTGACGCGGGCGAAGCGGCGCTGGCCGCTGACCGGGTCCCGCACCATCACGGCCAGGTTCAGCGACAGGTTGGAGATGTACGGGAAGGGGTGGCCCGGGTCGACGGCCAGGGGCGTCAGGACCGGGTGGACGTCGTCGAACACCGCCCCGACGTGCTTCTTGTCGTCGTCGTCGAGCTGTTCCCAGTCCACCAGGCGGATGCCCGCCCCCGCCAGCGCCGGCACCACGCCGTCGAGGAACGCCCGGGAGTGGCGCGCCACCAGGCCGGTGAGCCGGTCGCGGATCGCCCGCAGCTGCTCGGCGGGCGTGAGCCCGTCGGGCGACGCCGTGTCGACGCCGGCCGCCAACTGGTCCTTCAGCCCGGCGACCCGCACCTGGAAGAGCTCGTCGACGTTGCCCGCCACGATGGCCAGGAACTTGGCCCGCTCGAGGGGCGGCTGCGAGCCGTCCTCGGCGAGGGCCAGCACCCGCTCCTGGAAGGCCAGCAGCGACAGCTCCCGGTTGAGGTAAGGGGGCTCCTCGATCGGGGGGGACGGGACGGGCGCCGGCGTCTCGATCAACGCTTCGAGATGGGGCGCGACGGTGTCCACGGCCGGCCACCCTGCCTCGCCGGTGGTCGCGCAACCACCACGGAACGGTGAACAGGAGCGGAACGTTCGGTGACGCCCGGGGGTGCCGCCGCCGGCGGCGGATCTCCACCCGAACTTGGGCCGGCGTTCACCGGCCGTCGAAGGCCCGGACACCTCGGCTGCATACCGTCCGGCGCAGCGACCGGAACCGACCCCGGCGCGGATCGGAGCCGCCGTGCCCGAGTCGAACGCCAGCCGCCGCGACCGCCGCCGCCGGACGAGGATGCGGCTCGACCGAGCCGAGGCGGTGGCCGAGGAGGCGTCGATCTGGGCGCTCGTGCGGTGGGCGCCCGGCGAAGCCGAGGTTCTCGCTCCCGGGCGCGCCCGGCGGGGCGCGGGGGAGGTTCTCGGGGCGGCCGGCGACGGCGCCGATCTCGTCTCCCCCCGGTCGCCGGGGGCGACGCGACCGGGACCGGGACCGGGACCGGGACCGGGACCGGAGCGAGTGAAACGCTAGCGTTTCGCAGCGATACGTGCTAGTCCTGAAGTGGCCGAGCCCGCCCTCGACCGAAAGGACGATCCGTGACCCGAGCTCGCACGACGGACGGCCCGCTCCACGAGGACCCCGTCATCCACCGCCGGCGGTGGTTCCTCCTCGGGATCATGTGCCTGTCGCTGGTGATGGTGGTCATGTCGGTGGCCGGGCTCAACGTGGCCCTCCCGAGCATGCAGCGCGACCTGGACGCGTCGGCCAGCGCCCTCCAGTGGATCATCGATTCCTACGCCCTCGTCTTCGCCGCCCTCCTGCTGCCGGCGGGGGCGCTGGGCGACCGCTTCGGCCGCAAGCAGGCGCTCATGTTCGGCCTGGTGGTGTTCGCCGCGGGCGCCGTCGTCGCCGGCATCGGGACCAGCTCCACCCAGGTCATCGCCGGCCGGGTCGTCACCGGCATGGGCGCCGCCTTCGTCATGCCGGCCACCCTGTCGCTGATCGCCACGATCTTCCCGCCCCAGGAGCGCCGCAAGGCGATCGCCATGTGGGCCGGCTTCGCCGGAGCGGGCGGTGCCCTCGGCCCGATCGTGTCGGGGGCGCTGCTCGAGCGCTTCTGGTGGGGCTCCGCCGTGCTGGCCAACGTGCCCGTCGTGCTCGCCGTGCTCGCCGCCGTGGCGTTCTTCTCGCCCACGTCACGCGACCCCGAGGTGACCCCGCTCGACCCCGTGGGCGCCCTCCTGTCCCTCGTCGGCCTCGGCGCGCTGGTGTTCGGCATCATCGAGGGCCCCGAGCGGGGGTGGACGAGCGCGTCGGTGGCCGGCGCCTTCGTGGTGGCCGTCGTCGGACTGGTGGGCTTCGTGGCCTGGGAGCGGCGGACGCGCCACCCGATGCTCCCACTCGACCTGTTCCGGGACCGTCGCATGAGCGTCGGGAGCGCGGTCGTCACCGCCGCCTTCTTCGTGATGTTCGGCCTGTTCTTCCTGCTGACCCTCTACCTCCAGTTCGTGCGCGGCTACTCGCCCCTCAGCGCCGGCCTCTCCACCCTCCCGCTGGCGCTCATGCTGGTGGCGGTGGCACCCCGCAGCGCCGCTCTGGCCGAGAAGGTGGGGACGGGGCCGGTGATGTCCGCCGGCTTCCTGCTGGTGGCCGCCGGGTTCGCCGTGCTCGCCCTCGTGGGGACCGACACCTCGTACCTCCTGCTCGCCGTGGCCCTCGTGCTGCTCGGCGCCGGGATGAGCCTCACCGCGGCCCCGGCCACCGGGAGCATCATGAGTGCCGTGCCGTCGGCCAAGGCGGGAGTCGGCTCGGCGGTCAACGACACCACCCGGGAGGTCGGGGGCGCGCTCGGCATCGCCCTGCTGGGCAGCATCAGCAGCGCCGTGTACCGGTCGTCGATCGACCTCGGCGCCCTGCCGCTGCCGCCGCCCGTCGCCGAGGCGGCCCAGGAGTCGGTCGGCGCCGCCACGGTGATCGCCGACGACCTGATGGCGCGAGGAGTCCCCGGCGGTGCCGAGCTGGCGGCCCGGGCGGGGGCGGCGTTTACCGACGCCTTCAACTCGGTGAGCTGGATCGCGGCACTGTTCGCCCTGGCCGCCGCCGTCGGTGTCGCCCTGGTGTTCGGCCGCCGGGCCGAGGAGGCGGCCGTGGCTACGGCCGGGACTCCCGTCGCTCCCGAGGCCGCCTGGGACGTCGCCTGAGCCGTGGCTACGCCGCTGCCTCGCGAGCCCGACCCCCGCATCGAGCGCTCGCGGCGCGTCGTCCTCACCGCCGCCCTGGAGCTGCTGGGCGAGGTGGGCTACGGCGGGCTCACCATCGAGGCGGTGGCGGCGCGCGCCGGCGTGGGGAAGAGCACGATCTACCGTCACTGGACGGGGAAGCTCGCCGTGGTGGAGGACGCCGTGCGCGTTCTCAGGTCGGAGCTCGCCCTGCCGACCGGCGGCCCCGTCCGCGATCGGGTGGTGGCGCTGCTCCAGCAGGTGGCCACCAACCTGGCCGATTCCACGTGGTCCCGGTGCCTCCCGGCGATCATCGACGCCGCCGAGCGCGACCCCGCGGTGCTCGACATCCATCGCCGGCTGACCTGCGAGCGGCGTGAGGTCATGATCGGCCTGCTGGCCGAGGGCGTCGCCACCGGCGAGGTCCGGGCGGGCACCGACGTCGGGCTGCTGGCGGAGGCGCTGGTCGGCCCCATCATCGTCCGGCGCCTGTTGTTCCACGAGCCCTTCGAGCCCGAGGCGGTGCCCCGCCTGGTCGACCAGCTGCTGCCGCGCCCTCAGCCCTCGTGACGGGCGGCGAACGCCTCCAGCACGGGCACGTCGCGCTCGTAGGAGACGAGCCGGACGGCGTCGGGGACGCTCACCCAGCGCACCTCGTCGACCTCGCGATGAGGGCGGAACGCCCCGTCCAGCGGGCGCATCTCCCAGTAGCGCACGATCTTGCGCCGGCCCTCGCGGTCCTCGTACTCCACATCGCCGGCGTGCGCGCCCAGCTCGCAGCGCAGGCCGGTCTCCTCCTCCACCTCGCGCAGGGCGCACGCCGAGTCGGCCTCCCCCCGCTCCGCCTTGCCCTTCGGGATCGTCCAGTCGTCGTACTTGGGGCGGTGCACGAGGAGCACCTCGGGAGCTCCGCCGTCGCCGACCCGCCACACGATGCCGCCGGCGGCGCGCACCTCGTAGGGCGCCGTCACGCCGGCGGCGGCAGGTAGAGGCCCCGCACGCCACCGTCGTCGCCGGCGTCGAGGACCCACGTCGAGCCCTTCTGGCAGCGGCCGCCCGAGCCGACCCCGAGGGCGTCCAGCACCTCGGGGACGACGTCGCCGTGCGTGCACAGCACGGCCGTCCCCGGCGCCGCCAGGAGCGAGCGGACCAGGTCGGCGGCGGCCCCGCCGTTCCCCTCGGCCAGCGCCTCGGCGGGACGCACCGCCAGGCCGGCGGCCGCAGCCAGCGGGGCCACGGTGTCCACGCAGCGCAGGGACGGGCTCGATGCCACGTCGGTGGGCGCCAGCGCCCGGAGCTGCCCGACCAGCGCCTCCGCCTGGGCGCGGCCCCGGCCGGTGAGGGGCCGGCCGTCGTCGTCGCCCGCCCACCGGTGGCGGTCCTCGGCGACGGCGTGGCGGACGAGGAGGACGGCCACCGGTGCTTCAGCGGTCGGCGTCGGCGCCGTGGCGCCGGCGGGCCCGCTCGAGCGCCTTGCGCTGGAGCACGGCCTGGCAGTCCACCCCGTCGGTGGTGGCGACCTTGGCCCACCGGCCGTCCGGGCCGAGCTCCCACGCCAGGGCGTCGTCGGACGAGGCGATGTCGAGGACCTCCCGGAGCCGGTCCCGGAGCGCCGGGTCCTCCACCGGGACCAGCACCTCGATGCGCTTGTCGAGGTTCCGGGGCATCAGGTCGGCGGAGCCGATCAGGTAGCGCACGGGGCGGGAGTCGCCGTCGCCGAAGGCGAAGATCCGCGAGTGCTCCAGGTAGCGGCCGACGATGGACCGCACGCGGATGTTCTCGGAGAGCCCGGGGACGCCCGGCTTCAGGCAGCACATGCCGCGCACGATGAGGTCGACGTGGACCCCGGCCGCCGACGCCCGGTACAGAGCGTCGATGACGGTGGGGTCGACGAGGCTGTTGACCTTGATCCGGATGCGCCCCGGCGGGCGCCCGCCGCCGCCGCCGTCGCCGCCGTGCTGGCCGTCGATCATCGACACGATGCGGGCGCGCAGCTGGGTCGGCGCCAGCAGCAGCCTGCGGTACTCGTGCTGGCGGCTGTAACCGGTGAGGAAGTTGAACAGGTCGGTGAGGTCGGAGCCCAGCTCGTCGTCGCACGACAGCAGGCCCAGGTCCTCGTACATGCGCGCCGTCCTGGGGTTGTAGTTGCCCGTCCCGACGTGGCAGTAGCGGCGTATCCCGTCCTCCTCCTGGCGGACCACCAGCAGCGCCTTGCTGTGGGTCTTGAACCCCACCAGGCCGTAGACGACGTGGACGCCCGCCTCCTCCAGGGCGCGGGCCCAGGCGATGTTTGCCTGCTCGTCGAAGCGGGCCTTCAGCTCGACCAGGGCCGCCACCTGCTTGCCCCGCTCGGCGGCGCGGATGAGCGACTTCACGATGGGGCTGTCGCCCGATGTCCGGTAGAGGGTCTGCTTGATCGCCAGGACCCTGGGGTCGGCGGCGGCCTGGCGGACGAACGCCTCCACGGTGGTGGTGAACGAGTCGTAGGGATGGTGGACGAGGATGTCGCCGGTGCGCAGGGCCCCGAACACGTCGGGCTTGTCGTCGTCGCCGGGGTCGAGCTCGGGAGGGGTCACGGCGTGCCACGGCTCGTCCTTCAGGTCGGGGCGGTCCAGGTCGTACAGGGCCCACAGCCCGTCGAGGCCGAGGGGCCCCTCCACGGCGTAGACGTCGTCCGGCTCCAGCTCCAGCTCGCGCTGGAGGAGCCGGCGGATCTCGTCGGGCATCCGGGCCTCGACCTCCAGCCGCACCGCCTGCCCGAAGCGGCGTTGGCGCAGCTCCATCTCCACGGCGGCGAGGAGGTCGTCGGCCTCCTCGGCGTCGTCCGCCGGCACGGCGAGATCGCTGTTCCTGGTGACGCGGAAGGCGTCGTGCGACTCGATCTCCATGCCCGGGAACAGCGAGCCGAGGTGGGCGGCGATGACCTGCTCCAGCGGCACGAACTGCTCGCCGTCGGGCATCACCACGAAGCGGGGGAGGAGGGGCGGCACCTTGACCCGGGCGAAGCGGCGCTCGCCGGTCACCGGGTCCCGCACCATCACGGCCAGGTTCAGCGACAGGTTGGAGATGTACGGGAACGGGTGGCCGGGGTCGACGGCCAGCGGCGTGAGGACGGGGAACACGTCGTCGAACACCTCGTCGACGTGCTTCTTGTCGTCGTCGTCCAGCGACCCGAGGTCGGAGAGGCGGATGCCGGCGTCGGCCAGGGCGGGCGCCACGCTGTCCACGAAGGCCTTGGCGTGCCGCTCCACCAGGCCGGTGAGGCGCTCACGGATGGCGGCCAGCTGCTGCACGGGCGTCATCCCGTCCGGCGACGGCGTGGAGATGTCGGCGGCGACCTGGTCCTTCAGGCCGGCGACGCGCACCTGGAGGAACTCGTCCACGTTGCTGGCGAAGATGGCGAGGAACTTGGCCCGCTCCAGCAGGGGCAGCTTCGTGTCCTCGGCCAGGGCGAGCACCCGCTCCTGGAAGTCGAGCAGCGACAGCTCCCGGTTCAGGTAGGGGGCCTCGCCCACGTCGGGCGGCGGCGCCACCTCGGGTGTCTCGATCAGTTCCTCGAGCTGCCTCGCCATCCCCTCACGGTAGGCGCGGGACGAACGGGCCCCGGCACGAGGTTCACGCCGGTGAAGGCGTGCCCGGCGTCACCCGGGAACCTCGGCCGGGGCGCTACCCGCCGGCGGCGAAGGTGAACAGGATGCGGGCGTCGCACACGGCCCTGCCGTCCACCGTGGCCCGGGCGTCGCCCCACCCGCCCCGCATGCTCAGGCGCTCGATGAGGATCTCCAGCACCAGCTCGTCCCCGGGGCGCACCATGCGGCGGAAGCGGGCCTTGTCGAGGCCGCCGAACAGCGGGAGGCGGTCGGCGTGGTCGGGGTGGGCGCGCAGGGCCACGGCCCCGACCTGGGCCAGCGCCTCCAGCTGGATCACCGCCGGCAGCACGGGGTTGCCGGGGAAGTGGCCGGCCAGGAACGCCTCGTCGCCCGTCACCCGGTAGCGCCCGCGGCACGACCGCCCCGGCTCGCACGACTCCACCGAGTCGAGGAACCGGAACGGCGGGCGGTGCGGCAGCAGCGCCACGTACGGGTCGGGCGCCGCCCCCGTCACGGGACGGCCCGGGCCGGCACCTCGCCGGGGTCGACCCGGGCGCCGGCGCCGGCCCGGTGGCCGGCCACCTCCCGCAGCAGCGCCTCGCGCTCCTCGCCCGTCCCGAGCGACTCGATGCGGGCCTCCACCAGGTTCAGCATCATCCGTTCGACGCTGTACGACACCAGGCCGTTGGCGGCCTGGAGCATGGCCTTGAGGGCGCTGACCAGGCGCGCCGCCTCCTCCTCGGCCGGCAGGTCGGCGTCGAGGAGCGGCTGGCGGACGTAGCGCAGGAACAGCTCGACGGCCCCCTCGGCCACCGCCGCCGCCGCGTCGATCTGGGTGCGGGCCACCCGCATGAAGTCCTCCAGGGGGACGCCGCCGCCGACGAGGGTGAGGACCATGCGCACGGCCCGCACGTCGGCCGGCGTGTAGTAGCAGTCCCCGTCCGCCCGCAGGGGCCGCAGCAGGCCCGACGCCTCCAGGGACCGCAGCAGCGACGGCGGGACGCGGGCGCGATCGGCCACCTGGTTGACGGTGAGCCGCTCGTCGTCGGCGGCGGCGGTGACCTCGCGCCCGGCGGGCCCGGCGCGCCCGCCCGACGGGTCGGACAGCATGACGGCGATGGCCTTCAGCGAGTGCCCCCGCTCCATGAGCTCGCGGATCGTCCGGAGCCGCTCGAGGTGGCGAGGGCCGTACAGGGCGACGCGCCCGGAGTGGCGCGGCGCGGGCAGGAGGCCCTTGGACTGGTACGACCGCACGACGTCGACCGTGACCCCCGCCGCCGCCGCCAGCTCGTCGACCCGCAGTTCGGGCACGGGCGCACGTTAATACCCCGTTCTCGAATGATTCGAACGAAACGTGTAACGATCCGCGAACGGCGGGGGTCGTACGGGGAACCAGCCGTTCAACGGAGAGGGTCGAACCGCGTGCCTGTAGGCGTCATGTTCCCCGGCCAGGGGGCCCAGAGGGCAGAGTTGGGCGCACCGTGGCGGGACGACCACGCGTGGTCGATCGTGGAGCGGGCCGAGGGCGTGCTCGACCGCTCGCTGTCGCCGTTGCTCCTCGACCCGGCGGCCTCGCTGGACCGCACCGAGGACGCCCAGCTGGCCGTCCTGCTGGCCTCGCTGATGGCGTGGGAGCGGGCCCGCCACGACCTCGGGGACTCGGTCGCCCTGGCCGGCCACTCGCTCGGCCAGGTCACCGCCCTCATCGCGGCGGGCGTCCTGCCCTTCGACGACGGCATCCGCCTGGCCGCCCGCCGGGCCCGGCACACCCAACGGGCCGCCGATCGCCGGGAAGGCCGGATGGTCGCCCTCCTCGGCGCCCGGCCGGAGCAGGCCGAGCAGGTGTGCGCCGCCGCGCCCGACGCCTGCTGGGTCGCCAACGACAACGCCCCCGGGCAGATCGTGGTCGCCGGCACGCCCGATGGCATCGACGCCGCCGTGGTCGCCGCCCCCGCCGCCGGCGTCCGCCGCACCACCCGCCTTCAGGTGGGCGGGGCGTTCCACACGCCCCTGATGGACGAGGCCCGGGCCGCGTTCGCTGAGGACCTGGCCACGGCGCCGCTGCGCCCGTCCGGCCCTCCGGTCGTCTCCAACGGCGACGCCCGGGCGTACAGCGACGGCGACGGATGGCGCACCCGGCTGGCCGACCACCTCGTGCGCCCCGTGCGCTGGCGGGAGTCGGTCGAGACGCTGGTGCGCCTGGGCGCCACCGAGCTGGTCGAGGTGGGACCGGGGAGCACGCTGGCCGGCCTGGCCAGGCGGATCGCTCCCGATGTGCACGTTCGCGGCACCGACGATCTCGTGGAGGCCCGGGCATGACGATCCTGTCGCACGGTGAACAGCTGGGCGTGCCCGAGCGGGTGATCGTGGCGCCCGCCCTGGGCGTCTTCCGCCCCGTCGACGACGCCCCGCCCCCCGAGGGCAAGGTCGTCCGGAAGGGCGACGTGGTGGGCGTGGTCGAGGTCGGCGGCCGCACCGTGCCCGTCCGCAGCGCCTTCACCGGCCGGCTCCTCGGGATGATGGCGCACGCCGGCGAGCGCGTGCGCGAGAACCAGCCGGTGGCCTGGCTGCGGGTGCACTGACTTGGCCGTCGCCATCCTCGGCCTCGGCATGGCCGTGCCCGAGACCCGGCTCACCAACGCCGATCTCGAGCAGATGCTCGACACCAGCGACTCGTGGATCGTCGAGCGCACCGGCATCCGCGAGCGGCGCGTCGCCGGGCCGGACGAGACCTCGGCGACCCTCGGCGCCGCCGCCGGCGCCGCCGCCATCAAGGACGCCGGCCTCACGCCGGGCGACATCGGCCTGGTGATGGTCGCCACCTGCACACCGGTGCAGGTCCTGCCGTCCACCGCCGCCCTCGTCCAGGAGGCCCTGGGGCTGCGCTGCGGGGCGCTGGACGTGGGCGCCGCCTGCGCCGGCTTCGTGTACGGGCTGGTGGCGTCGGCCGGCATGGGCGCCGGCCAGCCGACCCTGCTCATCGGCACCGAGACCCTCACCCGCATCACCGACCCCGACGACCGCGCCACGCGCATCCTGTTCGGCGACGGCGCGGGGGCGGCCGTGGTCGGCCCGCCGGCCGACCCCGACGCCGGCCTGCTGGCCTGGGACCTGGGCTGCGACGGCTCCGCCGCCCCGCTGCTCGAGGTGCCCGTGGGCGACCGCTACATGCGCATGGAGGGCAGCGAGGTGTTCCGCCGGGCGGTGCGGATCGTGGTCGACTCGGCCGCCGTCACCCTGGAGCGGGCCGGCCTCGGCTCCGACGACGTCACCCTCTTCGTGCCCCACCAGGCCAACGTGCGGATCATCGACGCCAGCTGCTCGCGCCTCGGCATCCCCGTCGAGCGCACGGCGGTCAACCTGGACCGGTACGGCAACACGTCGGCCGCGTCCATCCCCATGGCGCTGGCCGAGGCGTCCGAGGCGGGCCGCCTGAGGCGGGGCGACGTGGTCCTGCTGTCGGGCTTCGGCGCCGGCATGACGTGGGCCAGCGCCCTGCTGCGCTGGGACGGCGAGCCGGCGTGACGCCGCCCGGGGCGAGCGCCGAGGGCGCCCGCCGGGTCGCACTGGTCACCGGCGGCTCGGGCGGGATCGGCCGGGCGACGGCGGCGGCGCTGGCCGCCGACGGGCACCGGGTCGCCGTCGGCTACGGCGGGAACCGCGAGTCGGCCGAGAAGACGGCCGCCGAGCTGGGCGGGGTCGCCGTGCACGTCGACGTCACCGACCCGGCGTCGGTGGACGCGGCGTTCGGCGAGGTCGAGCAGGCGCTGGGCCCCGTCGAGATCGTCGTGAACAACGCCGGCATCAACGCCGACGGGCTGCTCCTGCGCATGGGCGAGGAGCAGTGGCGCTCGGTGGTGGCGACCAACCTGGACGGCGCCTACCGGGTGAGCAAGCGGGCCGCCTCGGGGATGGTGCGGCGCCGGTGGGGCCGGATCGTCAACATGGGCTCGGTGGTCGGCTCCACCGGCGCACCCGGCCAGGCCAACTACGCGGCGACCAAGGCCGGGCTCATCGGGCTGACCCGCTCGCTCGCCCGGGAGCTGGGCTCGCGGGGCATCACCGTGAACCTGGTCGCTCCCGGGCCCATCGCCACCGCCATGATCGACGCGGTGGGCGAGGACCGCCGTGCGGAAATGACGGCAGCCGTGCCGCTGGGGAGAATGGGCGCCCCCGAGGAGGTGGGCGCGGTGGTCGCCTTCTTGTGCTCCGAGGGGGCCGCCTACGTCACGGGAGCCGTCGTGCCCGTCGACGGCGGCCTGGGTATGGGTCATTGACGTTCTTCATGCAGGACCGAGATCGAGACTGAAGGGAAATCGACGATGGAACGAGCCGATGTGCTGACCGCGGTGCAGGAGTCCGCCAAGGAGGTGCTGGGCGTCGACGCCGGCGCCGTGGTGGAGGACGCCCGCTTCAAGGACGACCTGGACGCCGACAGCCTCGACCTGGTGGAGATGGTGATGGCGCTCGAGGAGCGCTTCGAGGTGACGATCCCCGAGGAGGAGCTGGGCGGGATCGAGACGGTCGGCCAGGCCGTCGACGTGGTCCTCGGCAAGCTCCAAGTGGGCACGTGAGCAAGGGAACCACGGACCACCGCGGCCGCCCGCGGGTGGCGGTCACCGGCCTGGGCGTCAAGACCCCGGCGGGCAACGACCTGGCCTCGTTCTGGGCGACCGTCCTGGAGGGCCGGCCCACCGCCGGGCCGATCACCCGGTACGACGCC carries:
- a CDS encoding beta-ketoacyl-ACP synthase III, producing MAVAILGLGMAVPETRLTNADLEQMLDTSDSWIVERTGIRERRVAGPDETSATLGAAAGAAAIKDAGLTPGDIGLVMVATCTPVQVLPSTAALVQEALGLRCGALDVGAACAGFVYGLVASAGMGAGQPTLLIGTETLTRITDPDDRATRILFGDGAGAAVVGPPADPDAGLLAWDLGCDGSAAPLLEVPVGDRYMRMEGSEVFRRAVRIVVDSAAVTLERAGLGSDDVTLFVPHQANVRIIDASCSRLGIPVERTAVNLDRYGNTSAASIPMALAEASEAGRLRRGDVVLLSGFGAGMTWASALLRWDGEPA
- the acpP gene encoding acyl carrier protein, which codes for MERADVLTAVQESAKEVLGVDAGAVVEDARFKDDLDADSLDLVEMVMALEERFEVTIPEEELGGIETVGQAVDVVLGKLQVGT
- the fabG gene encoding 3-oxoacyl-ACP reductase FabG, which gives rise to MTPPGASAEGARRVALVTGGSGGIGRATAAALAADGHRVAVGYGGNRESAEKTAAELGGVAVHVDVTDPASVDAAFGEVEQALGPVEIVVNNAGINADGLLLRMGEEQWRSVVATNLDGAYRVSKRAASGMVRRRWGRIVNMGSVVGSTGAPGQANYAATKAGLIGLTRSLARELGSRGITVNLVAPGPIATAMIDAVGEDRRAEMTAAVPLGRMGAPEEVGAVVAFLCSEGAAYVTGAVVPVDGGLGMGH
- a CDS encoding ACP S-malonyltransferase, with protein sequence MPVGVMFPGQGAQRAELGAPWRDDHAWSIVERAEGVLDRSLSPLLLDPAASLDRTEDAQLAVLLASLMAWERARHDLGDSVALAGHSLGQVTALIAAGVLPFDDGIRLAARRARHTQRAADRREGRMVALLGARPEQAEQVCAAAPDACWVANDNAPGQIVVAGTPDGIDAAVVAAPAAGVRRTTRLQVGGAFHTPLMDEARAAFAEDLATAPLRPSGPPVVSNGDARAYSDGDGWRTRLADHLVRPVRWRESVETLVRLGATELVEVGPGSTLAGLARRIAPDVHVRGTDDLVEARA